Proteins from a single region of Nakamurella deserti:
- a CDS encoding FAD-dependent monooxygenase, translating to MTTTGALDTSVLIAGAGPVGLMTAVELRRRGIDVIVLEPRLTVAPWAKAVGVQPRTLELWDGVGVARDALDAGMTMHGQLAFQDGEPSGRIDLTLPDDVPYRFIALPQYETERILGARLRESGTDVRRGWELVDVAQDDSGVTATVRSPAGETSLRAAYLVGCDGAHSRVRKSLGLSFDGAAFAEEYMLADVEVDWDLPTGYGVRSLRRTDGSVDDILVGIPLPGHKRYRMSMLVPDELRTAPADGGLAHGLEGGRAPELHHIQAVLDRLSPRPTTASAMRWSSVFRISHRIVDRYSVGRVFVAGDAAHIHPPTGAQGMNTGIQDACNLGWKLAAAVRGRAAAGLLDSYHDERHPIGEEVVGRTVRAARTGIGTGETLSFEQIVMREAQLLLGYPESALSAADVDAGWFTGGPAPGLRAPDAGGLRQDPVGAAFRWHELMRHPGHTLLLWVPDADGHRAALDAATEIARATAGDVRSRVVVARGVEIDDVSGITFRDASGTLAAAYGFAQPGRLGAYLVRPDGYVGYRTASLDVGHLLTHLQHTFVVAQR from the coding sequence ATGACGACGACTGGTGCGCTGGACACGTCCGTGCTGATCGCGGGCGCCGGACCGGTGGGTCTGATGACCGCCGTGGAACTCCGCCGCCGCGGGATCGACGTCATCGTCCTCGAGCCGCGCCTGACCGTGGCCCCGTGGGCCAAGGCCGTCGGGGTGCAACCGCGGACCCTGGAACTGTGGGACGGGGTCGGCGTGGCCCGTGACGCGCTGGACGCCGGGATGACCATGCACGGCCAGCTGGCTTTCCAGGACGGCGAACCGTCGGGCCGCATCGACCTGACGTTGCCCGACGACGTGCCCTACCGGTTCATCGCGCTGCCCCAGTACGAGACCGAACGGATCCTCGGCGCCCGGCTCCGCGAGTCGGGCACCGACGTCCGCCGGGGCTGGGAACTCGTCGACGTCGCCCAGGACGACTCCGGGGTCACGGCCACCGTCCGCAGTCCGGCCGGCGAGACCTCCCTGCGGGCGGCGTATCTCGTCGGGTGCGACGGTGCCCACAGCCGGGTGCGCAAGAGCCTGGGACTGTCGTTCGACGGAGCGGCGTTCGCCGAGGAGTACATGCTCGCCGACGTCGAGGTGGACTGGGACCTGCCCACCGGGTACGGCGTCCGGTCCTTGCGCCGGACGGACGGATCGGTGGACGACATCCTCGTGGGCATCCCGCTCCCGGGACACAAGCGGTACCGGATGTCGATGCTGGTGCCCGACGAACTGCGGACGGCGCCGGCCGACGGCGGGCTCGCCCACGGTCTCGAGGGCGGCCGGGCGCCGGAGCTGCACCACATCCAGGCGGTGCTGGACCGGCTGTCGCCCCGCCCCACCACCGCGTCGGCGATGCGCTGGTCGTCGGTGTTCCGCATCAGTCACCGCATCGTCGACCGGTACTCCGTCGGCCGGGTCTTCGTCGCCGGCGATGCCGCCCACATCCACCCGCCGACCGGCGCGCAGGGGATGAACACCGGCATCCAGGACGCCTGCAACCTCGGGTGGAAGCTGGCGGCGGCGGTCCGGGGCCGGGCGGCCGCGGGTCTGCTGGACAGCTACCACGACGAGCGGCACCCCATCGGCGAGGAGGTCGTCGGGCGGACGGTGCGGGCCGCGCGGACCGGCATCGGGACCGGCGAGACGCTGTCGTTCGAGCAGATCGTGATGCGCGAGGCGCAGTTGCTGCTGGGTTACCCCGAGAGTGCCCTGTCCGCCGCGGATGTCGACGCCGGATGGTTCACCGGTGGTCCGGCACCCGGGCTCCGCGCGCCGGATGCGGGCGGACTGCGGCAGGACCCGGTGGGCGCGGCTTTCCGGTGGCACGAACTGATGCGCCATCCCGGGCACACGCTCCTGCTGTGGGTCCCCGACGCCGACGGTCACCGTGCCGCGCTCGACGCCGCGACGGAGATCGCGAGGGCCACCGCCGGCGACGTCCGGTCCCGGGTGGTCGTGGCACGAGGCGTCGAGATCGACGACGTCTCCGGGATCACCTTCCGGGACGCGAGCGGAACCCTCGCCGCCGCCTACGGTTTCGCGCAGCCGGGCCGACTCGGCGCCTACCTCGTCAGACCGGACGGTTACGTCGGTTACCGCACGGCGTCGCTGGACGTCGGGCATTTGCTGACCCATCTGCAGCACACCTTCGTCGTGGCACAGCGATGA
- a CDS encoding DNA polymerase ligase N-terminal domain-containing protein, with protein MTDPEESHGPGRPDRAAFVLHDHRTPRPHFDLRLEEGGVLRSWAVPRGLPGPDESRLAVAVDDHDLDHLRYTDADKSIADTGWWEEHDRNDRRMVFTLHGREFDVRYVLVHTGGTQWLLRRTRAQPEDGPPD; from the coding sequence GTGACCGATCCGGAGGAATCCCACGGTCCCGGTCGACCCGACCGGGCGGCGTTCGTGCTGCACGACCACCGGACGCCGCGACCGCACTTCGACCTCCGGCTCGAGGAGGGCGGTGTGCTGCGTTCGTGGGCGGTACCGCGGGGACTGCCCGGGCCCGACGAGAGCCGGCTGGCGGTGGCCGTGGACGACCACGACCTGGACCACCTGCGCTACACCGACGCCGACAAGTCCATCGCCGACACCGGGTGGTGGGAGGAGCACGACCGCAACGACCGGCGGATGGTCTTCACCCTGCACGGACGGGAGTTCGACGTGCGGTACGTGCTCGTGCACACCGGTGGGACCCAGTGGCTGCTGCGCCGGACCCGGGCGCAACCCGAGGACGGTCCGCCGGACTGA
- a CDS encoding glycosyltransferase family 4 protein, with protein MPTLTVIAEQILAPVPGGTGRYARQILQALAQTSPAGWTVRSTTAWHRDTGRAVVPGVDGPHRQPAGPRALAQLWRHGLPPWPAGDRVHATTPLAPAPRRGRTVVTVHDTVPWTHPETLTPRGVAWHRTMIDRAARTADRIVVPTRTVADELAALFPRAADRIVVVGHGVTALPGADDPDARAAALGVPARYVLSLATVEPRKGLDVLVAAMAGVDADLVVVGQAGWGEVDLRRWADAAGLDRRRLHLLGRLPDADLGVVLDRAAVLAVPSRAEGFGLPVLEGMAAGIPVVHSDAPALVEVGGDATLSFPRDDADALADRLRTVLDDRPTAADLATRGRLRAAGYRWTDAATALWRLHTA; from the coding sequence ATGCCGACCCTGACCGTCATCGCCGAGCAGATCCTGGCGCCGGTGCCGGGCGGTACCGGGCGGTACGCACGCCAGATCCTGCAGGCGCTGGCGCAGACGTCGCCGGCCGGGTGGACGGTCCGGTCCACGACCGCCTGGCACCGGGACACCGGACGTGCCGTCGTGCCCGGGGTGGACGGGCCCCACCGGCAGCCGGCCGGGCCCCGGGCACTGGCCCAGCTGTGGAGGCACGGCCTGCCGCCCTGGCCGGCGGGTGACCGGGTGCACGCCACCACCCCGCTGGCCCCGGCCCCCCGACGCGGCCGGACCGTGGTCACCGTCCACGACACGGTGCCCTGGACGCATCCGGAGACGCTCACGCCGCGCGGCGTGGCCTGGCACCGGACGATGATCGACCGCGCGGCCCGGACCGCGGACCGGATCGTCGTCCCGACCCGGACGGTCGCCGACGAGCTGGCCGCGCTGTTCCCCCGGGCCGCGGACCGGATCGTGGTGGTGGGACACGGGGTCACCGCGCTGCCCGGCGCCGACGACCCGGACGCGCGCGCCGCGGCGCTGGGCGTGCCGGCGCGGTACGTGCTGAGTCTGGCCACGGTGGAGCCGCGCAAGGGTCTGGACGTGCTGGTCGCCGCGATGGCCGGCGTCGACGCCGACCTGGTGGTGGTGGGTCAGGCCGGCTGGGGGGAGGTGGACCTGCGGCGCTGGGCCGACGCGGCCGGGCTGGACCGCCGCCGGCTGCACCTGCTCGGCCGGCTGCCCGACGCCGACCTCGGGGTCGTGCTGGACCGCGCCGCGGTGCTGGCCGTGCCGTCCCGGGCCGAAGGGTTCGGGCTGCCGGTGCTGGAGGGGATGGCCGCGGGGATCCCGGTGGTGCACTCCGACGCACCGGCGCTCGTGGAGGTGGGCGGCGACGCCACGCTGTCGTTCCCCCGGGACGACGCCGACGCGCTGGCGGACCGGCTGCGGACCGTGCTGGATGACCGGCCGACGGCCGCGGACCTGGCCACCCGGGGGCGGCTGCGTGCCGCCGGCTACCGGTGGACCGACGCGGCGACCGCGTTGTGGCGCCTGCACACGGCGTGA
- a CDS encoding inorganic phosphate transporter, which yields MSTTLFVVIVVVVTALMFDFTNGFHDSANAMATSVATGALKPRTAVLLAAVLNVVGAFLSTEVAKTISGGLVNESFVTPAMVFGGLVGAILWNLLTWLYGLPSSSSHALFGGLIGAVLVGAGTAGVNFSVVISKILLPAIVAPLVAGVAAGLATALAYRITGNQNKRTRRGFKSGQAVTGSLVALAHGTSDGQKTMGVITLVLITANYQDAGTDPQWWVILTAGLAIGLGTYSGGWRIMRTLGKGLADIEPAQGFAANASSTATILASSHLGFGLSTTHVCSGSVLGSGVGRAGGTVRWGTAGRMGLAWLLTLPAAAVVGGLAAWIAITGPVGVAIVLTLLVAGSAVIWVISRKTAVDRHNVNEMPEVEVLGEYRTKKERKRALKERQRQRQPSLTEHGGPS from the coding sequence GTGAGCACCACGCTCTTCGTCGTGATCGTCGTGGTCGTGACGGCGTTGATGTTCGATTTCACCAACGGCTTCCACGACAGCGCGAACGCGATGGCCACGTCGGTGGCGACCGGCGCGCTGAAGCCCAGGACGGCGGTCCTGCTCGCGGCGGTGCTCAACGTCGTCGGGGCGTTCCTGTCCACCGAGGTCGCCAAGACGATCTCGGGCGGACTGGTCAACGAGTCGTTCGTGACCCCGGCGATGGTGTTCGGGGGACTCGTCGGCGCCATCCTGTGGAATCTGCTCACGTGGTTGTACGGCCTGCCGTCCAGTTCCTCACATGCCCTGTTCGGTGGCCTGATCGGCGCCGTGCTGGTGGGAGCGGGCACCGCCGGCGTGAACTTCTCCGTGGTGATCTCCAAGATCCTGCTGCCGGCGATCGTGGCGCCGCTCGTCGCCGGCGTCGCCGCGGGCCTGGCCACCGCACTCGCGTACCGGATCACCGGCAACCAGAACAAGCGCACCCGACGCGGCTTCAAGAGCGGCCAGGCCGTCACCGGCTCCCTCGTCGCGTTGGCCCACGGCACCTCCGACGGTCAGAAGACGATGGGCGTCATCACGCTCGTGCTCATCACCGCCAACTACCAGGACGCGGGCACCGACCCCCAGTGGTGGGTCATCCTGACCGCCGGCCTGGCCATCGGCCTGGGCACCTACTCGGGCGGCTGGCGCATCATGCGGACCCTGGGCAAGGGTCTCGCCGACATCGAGCCCGCCCAGGGCTTCGCGGCCAACGCCTCGTCCACCGCCACCATCCTCGCCTCCTCGCACCTGGGCTTCGGGCTCTCCACCACCCACGTCTGCTCCGGGTCCGTGTTGGGCTCGGGCGTGGGCCGCGCGGGCGGCACCGTCCGTTGGGGCACCGCGGGCCGGATGGGCCTGGCCTGGCTGCTCACGCTGCCGGCCGCCGCGGTGGTCGGCGGCCTCGCCGCCTGGATCGCCATCACCGGGCCGGTGGGGGTGGCGATCGTCCTCACCCTGCTCGTCGCCGGATCGGCCGTCATCTGGGTCATCTCCCGCAAGACCGCGGTCGACCGGCACAACGTCAACGAGATGCCCGAGGTCGAGGTGCTCGGCGAGTACCGGACGAAGAAGGAGCGCAAGCGGGCGCTCAAGGAGCGGCAACGCCAGCGCCAGCCCTCCCTCACCGAGCACGGGGGTCCGTCGTGA
- a CDS encoding DsbA family protein produces MAQQGKKKRPSGSGPTGKAARPGGASGASANRVPSAAQRTPVGNGPQGSTRSRQAAAGRTSGTNRSQLIIWGAAIAVMAVVIVVGIVINMNSNKTENDGYGTAAKSTVTMDAAGTITVSAGNPAASFDVYEDPLCPYCAQFERQYGQQIAQAVDEGKVAVNYHLLNFLDRASGSGNYSTRATAALMCAATNLGSTPGAWASLHTTLYEEDVQPEENSVEDMTDAQLAQHVTDAGTGAGLAADAAPITAATSCIDSGQMLPTVTSAFNASSATLTQLVGGVRSPVIAHDGAVVNVDDTNWLSTITG; encoded by the coding sequence GTGGCGCAGCAGGGCAAGAAGAAGCGACCGTCCGGATCGGGCCCGACCGGTAAGGCGGCGCGACCCGGCGGTGCCTCCGGTGCCTCAGCGAACCGGGTGCCGTCGGCCGCCCAGCGGACACCGGTCGGCAACGGTCCCCAGGGCAGCACCCGCAGCCGTCAGGCCGCCGCGGGCCGCACCTCGGGCACCAACCGCAGCCAGCTCATCATCTGGGGAGCGGCCATCGCCGTGATGGCGGTGGTGATCGTGGTCGGCATCGTGATCAACATGAACAGCAACAAGACCGAGAACGACGGTTACGGCACCGCCGCGAAGAGCACCGTCACCATGGACGCCGCCGGCACCATCACCGTCAGCGCGGGCAACCCCGCCGCCTCCTTCGACGTCTACGAGGACCCGCTCTGCCCCTACTGCGCGCAGTTCGAGCGCCAGTACGGCCAGCAGATCGCCCAGGCCGTGGACGAGGGCAAGGTCGCGGTCAACTACCACCTGCTCAACTTCCTGGACCGGGCGTCCGGGTCCGGGAACTACTCGACGCGGGCCACCGCGGCACTGATGTGCGCCGCGACCAACCTGGGTTCCACCCCTGGCGCCTGGGCCTCGCTGCACACCACGCTGTACGAGGAGGACGTGCAGCCCGAGGAGAACTCCGTCGAGGACATGACCGACGCGCAGCTCGCGCAGCACGTCACCGACGCCGGGACCGGCGCGGGTCTGGCCGCCGACGCGGCGCCGATCACCGCCGCCACCTCCTGCATCGACAGCGGTCAGATGCTGCCGACCGTCACGTCCGCCTTCAACGCCAGCAGTGCCACCCTGACCCAGCTCGTCGGTGGGGTCCGGTCGCCGGTCATCGCCCACGACGGGGCCGTGGTGAACGTCGACGACACCAACTGGCTGTCGACCATCACCGGCTGA
- a CDS encoding NAD-dependent epimerase/dehydratase family protein, with translation MKLVIIGASGNIGTALLRRCAQDAELTVVGVSRRRPPAEPPYDVSAWVPLDVAGPSAAGELAEAFADADAVVNLAWGFQPSRDEAYLEAVGVGGLRSVLSAAVAAGVPHVVHMSSVGAYGPGSYGVPVDESFPTTGIPTSPYSRHKSAAEHVLDVFEREHPDLLISRARPGLVMSPDAGSSLLRYGLPPFVPGRLVGLLPVLPLDGDFRVPVVHADDVAAALLEMVRRRAGGAFNLAAPTPLDRALIARAMHARPLPMPRSLLRGLVTAGWRLHLERLDPGWIDLAFSVPLMRTDRAREVLDWTPRIDTAVGIAQVVDAMTQGAGTASPVLRRRSVRSELGDLRRGAASRRRLT, from the coding sequence ATGAAGCTGGTCATCATCGGAGCGTCGGGCAACATCGGAACGGCACTGCTGCGGCGGTGCGCGCAGGACGCGGAGCTCACGGTGGTCGGCGTCAGCCGCCGTCGGCCACCCGCCGAACCGCCGTACGACGTGAGCGCCTGGGTGCCGCTGGACGTCGCCGGACCCTCCGCGGCCGGCGAGCTGGCCGAGGCGTTCGCCGATGCGGACGCCGTGGTCAACCTGGCGTGGGGGTTCCAGCCGTCACGCGACGAGGCGTACCTGGAGGCCGTCGGGGTCGGCGGTCTGCGGTCGGTGCTGTCCGCCGCCGTGGCGGCGGGCGTCCCCCACGTGGTGCACATGTCGTCGGTCGGCGCCTACGGGCCCGGGTCCTACGGCGTGCCGGTGGACGAGTCGTTCCCGACCACCGGCATCCCGACCTCGCCGTACAGCCGTCACAAGTCCGCCGCCGAGCACGTGCTCGACGTCTTCGAGCGTGAGCACCCCGACCTGCTGATCAGTCGCGCCCGGCCGGGCCTGGTCATGAGCCCCGATGCCGGCTCAAGCCTGCTGCGGTACGGGCTCCCGCCGTTCGTCCCGGGCCGGCTCGTCGGCCTGCTGCCGGTGCTGCCCCTCGACGGCGACTTCCGGGTGCCTGTGGTGCACGCTGACGACGTGGCCGCCGCCCTGCTGGAGATGGTGCGGCGCCGGGCGGGTGGCGCGTTCAACCTCGCCGCCCCCACCCCGCTGGACCGTGCGTTGATCGCCCGGGCGATGCACGCCCGGCCGCTCCCGATGCCCCGCTCGTTGCTGCGGGGGCTGGTGACCGCGGGGTGGCGGCTGCACCTCGAGCGGCTCGACCCGGGTTGGATCGACCTGGCGTTCTCGGTGCCGCTGATGCGGACCGACCGGGCCCGGGAGGTCCTGGACTGGACGCCGCGCATCGACACCGCCGTCGGTATCGCGCAGGTCGTCGACGCCATGACGCAGGGCGCGGGCACCGCGAGCCCGGTCCTGCGGCGGCGGTCCGTGCGGTCGGAGCTGGGCGACCTGCGCCGGGGGGCGGCCAGCCGGCGACGGCTGACCTGA
- a CDS encoding TfoX/Sxy family protein, giving the protein MAYDRDLADRIRAVLDDQPDLTEKAMFGGLGFMVNGNMGVAAAGHGGLMVRVGPAEADGLIADGSAARMVMQGRELAGWVLVPAGNLVTESELERWVRTGTGYASTLPPK; this is encoded by the coding sequence ATGGCCTACGACCGTGACCTCGCCGACCGCATCCGTGCCGTGCTGGACGACCAGCCCGACCTGACGGAGAAGGCGATGTTCGGCGGGCTCGGCTTCATGGTCAACGGCAACATGGGGGTGGCGGCCGCGGGTCACGGCGGGTTGATGGTCCGGGTGGGCCCGGCCGAGGCCGACGGTCTGATCGCCGACGGCAGCGCGGCACGGATGGTCATGCAGGGTCGCGAGCTCGCCGGCTGGGTGCTCGTCCCAGCCGGGAACCTCGTGACCGAATCCGAGCTGGAGCGCTGGGTGCGCACCGGCACCGGTTACGCGTCGACGCTGCCGCCGAAGTGA
- a CDS encoding alpha-ketoglutarate-dependent dioxygenase AlkB yields MSAAFQASLFDAGCDEVTVGPLGAEVRRTELTDGAWLDVRPGWLSGADVLFERLRDVVPWHAEHRVMYDRTVAVPRLLCFYDEGRPLPDPSLEEARARLDAHYRAELGERFATAGLCFYRDGRDSVAWHGDRIGRSSTEDTMVAILSLGAPRALLLRPHSGGPSRRYLLGHGDLVVMGGSCQRTWDHAVPKTAKPTGPRISVQFRPRGVR; encoded by the coding sequence ATGAGTGCGGCTTTCCAGGCGTCCCTGTTCGACGCGGGATGCGACGAGGTGACCGTCGGCCCGCTCGGCGCCGAGGTCCGGCGCACCGAACTGACCGACGGGGCCTGGTTGGACGTCCGGCCCGGTTGGTTGTCCGGTGCCGACGTGCTCTTCGAGCGGTTGCGGGACGTGGTGCCGTGGCACGCCGAGCACCGGGTGATGTACGACCGGACCGTGGCCGTTCCACGGCTGCTGTGCTTCTACGACGAGGGGCGGCCCCTGCCGGATCCGTCGCTCGAGGAGGCGCGGGCGCGGCTGGACGCGCACTACCGGGCCGAGCTGGGGGAGCGGTTCGCGACGGCAGGACTGTGCTTCTACCGCGACGGACGCGACAGTGTGGCCTGGCACGGGGACCGGATCGGACGCAGCAGCACCGAGGACACGATGGTGGCGATCCTGTCGCTGGGGGCGCCGAGGGCCCTGCTGCTCCGGCCGCACAGCGGTGGCCCGTCCCGGCGGTATCTCCTGGGGCACGGCGACCTCGTGGTGATGGGCGGCAGTTGTCAGCGCACCTGGGACCACGCGGTGCCCAAGACGGCGAAGCCGACCGGTCCCCGGATCAGCGTGCAGTTCCGGCCCCGCGGGGTCCGCTGA
- a CDS encoding MauE/DoxX family redox-associated membrane protein, with protein MSLAVRLGLAVVFGWSGIAKAGDPLGTEVAVRAYSLLPGALVGPVAAVLPWFEIGLALLLVVGLATRVTAVVSAVLMAAFIAGVASAAARGLAIDCGCFGGGGAVAPGETRYTEEIVRDAVFLVMAGYLAWRPSSPLSVDAAIGNAQVRQA; from the coding sequence GTGTCACTCGCCGTCCGGCTCGGTCTGGCCGTCGTGTTCGGCTGGTCCGGGATCGCCAAGGCCGGTGACCCCCTCGGCACCGAGGTCGCCGTCCGCGCCTACTCGCTGCTGCCCGGAGCGCTCGTCGGGCCGGTCGCCGCGGTGCTGCCCTGGTTCGAGATCGGGCTGGCATTGCTGCTGGTCGTGGGGCTCGCCACCCGGGTGACCGCGGTGGTCTCGGCGGTGCTGATGGCTGCGTTCATCGCCGGGGTCGCCTCGGCGGCGGCGCGGGGGCTGGCCATCGACTGCGGATGCTTCGGAGGCGGTGGTGCGGTCGCGCCCGGGGAGACCCGCTACACCGAGGAGATCGTCCGTGACGCCGTCTTCCTGGTGATGGCCGGCTACCTCGCGTGGCGTCCGTCGTCACCCCTGTCGGTCGACGCCGCGATCGGGAACGCGCAGGTCCGGCAGGCATAG
- a CDS encoding aldo/keto reductase — protein MEYRNLGNSGCAVSNLALGTMTFGDESDEKVSFAQLDRFIEAGGTLVDTADVYSTGISEEIIGRWLKDRPADVTDRVVLATKGRFPMDDTPNGVGLSNRHLTKALHASLKRLGVESVDLYQAHAWDALTPIDETLRTMDGFVRAGLIHYYGFSNFTGWQLTKAVHRAQALGLAAPVTLQPQYNLLVREIEWEVVPASLDAGLGLLPWSPLGGGWLSGKYRRDQRPTGATRLGEDPDRGVEAYDRRNVDRTWNVIEAVQKIAEGRGASMAQVALAWVTDQPGVTSTILGARTLEQLDDNLGAADLHLDAEEMSALDDASRTVVGDYPYGLLGVQQRERKITGGR, from the coding sequence ATGGAATACAGAAACCTCGGTAACAGCGGCTGCGCCGTCTCCAATCTCGCCCTGGGCACCATGACCTTCGGCGACGAGTCCGACGAGAAGGTCTCGTTCGCCCAGCTGGACCGCTTCATCGAAGCGGGCGGCACCCTCGTCGACACCGCCGATGTCTACTCCACCGGCATCTCCGAGGAGATCATCGGACGCTGGCTCAAGGACCGCCCGGCCGACGTCACCGACCGTGTCGTCCTGGCCACCAAGGGCCGTTTCCCCATGGACGACACCCCGAACGGCGTCGGGCTGTCGAACCGGCACCTCACCAAGGCGCTGCACGCCTCGCTGAAGCGGCTCGGCGTCGAATCGGTCGACCTCTACCAGGCGCACGCCTGGGACGCGCTCACCCCCATCGACGAGACGCTGCGCACGATGGACGGCTTCGTCCGCGCCGGCCTGATCCACTACTACGGGTTCTCCAACTTCACCGGCTGGCAGCTGACGAAGGCCGTGCACCGCGCCCAGGCTCTCGGGCTGGCCGCGCCGGTCACCCTGCAGCCGCAGTACAACCTGCTGGTCCGCGAGATCGAGTGGGAGGTCGTGCCCGCGTCGCTGGACGCCGGTCTCGGCCTGCTGCCGTGGTCGCCGCTCGGCGGCGGCTGGCTGTCCGGCAAGTACCGGCGCGACCAGCGGCCGACCGGTGCCACCCGGCTCGGTGAGGACCCCGACCGCGGCGTCGAGGCCTACGACCGTCGCAACGTCGACCGGACGTGGAACGTCATCGAGGCGGTGCAGAAGATCGCCGAGGGCCGTGGCGCGTCGATGGCGCAGGTGGCGCTGGCCTGGGTCACCGATCAGCCGGGCGTCACGTCGACCATCCTCGGGGCCCGCACCCTCGAGCAGCTCGACGACAACCTGGGTGCGGCCGATCTGCACCTGGACGCCGAGGAGATGTCGGCGCTGGACGACGCGAGCCGGACGGTCGTCGGGGACTACCCGTACGGCTTGCTGGGCGTGCAGCAGCGCGAGCGGAAGATCACCGGCGGCCGCTGA
- a CDS encoding type II toxin-antitoxin system Phd/YefM family antitoxin, which produces MRTVGAYEANTTLSRLLEAVEAGETISITRHGREVAKLVPAREQPLHSEVVTALRAARTGVRRSGTSLRRLIEAGRR; this is translated from the coding sequence ATGCGAACCGTCGGTGCCTACGAGGCGAACACCACTCTCTCCCGGCTTCTCGAGGCCGTCGAGGCCGGCGAGACGATCAGCATCACCCGGCACGGCCGGGAGGTCGCCAAGCTGGTGCCGGCCCGTGAGCAGCCGCTGCACAGCGAGGTGGTGACCGCCCTGCGGGCGGCGCGGACCGGTGTGCGACGTTCGGGGACGTCGCTGCGCCGGCTCATCGAGGCCGGCCGCCGCTGA
- a CDS encoding nitroreductase family deazaflavin-dependent oxidoreductase, giving the protein MADYNTQIIEEFRANEGRVGGNFAGAPLLLLHTTGARSGEERVHPMMYRAVDGGWAVFASKAGADTHPAWYHNLLAHPAAGIEVGTEYRTVTARVAEGAEREAIWTAQKADYPGFAGYEAKTSRVIPVVVLEPTG; this is encoded by the coding sequence ATGGCCGACTACAACACCCAGATCATCGAGGAGTTCCGGGCCAACGAGGGCCGGGTGGGCGGCAACTTCGCGGGTGCTCCGCTGCTGCTGCTGCACACCACCGGCGCCCGGTCCGGGGAGGAGCGCGTGCATCCGATGATGTACCGGGCCGTGGACGGGGGCTGGGCGGTGTTCGCGTCGAAGGCGGGCGCCGACACGCACCCCGCCTGGTACCACAACCTGCTGGCCCATCCGGCGGCCGGCATCGAGGTCGGGACCGAGTACCGGACGGTGACGGCGCGGGTGGCCGAGGGCGCGGAGCGCGAGGCGATCTGGACGGCCCAGAAGGCGGACTACCCGGGCTTCGCCGGCTACGAGGCGAAGACGTCGCGGGTCATCCCGGTCGTGGTCCTGGAACCGACCGGCTGA